Proteins encoded by one window of Chryseobacterium foetidum:
- a CDS encoding YoaK family protein, protein MLRNYSSSRTLKENIQLGTLTAFVAGTINIASLLIFLSFTSNVTGHYAVFAAEISKGNWSQVLVAGLWIFMFFFGSFVSNLSVINLHKKSKYLAHSIPLILEIICLMAVGIYGQLYYQKTLEEAEVLVGIMLFATGLQNGLTASISNFSVKTTHLTGTTTDLGILTSMFTQKRFRKNPEMVAKAKLLWSIMAAYVVGAVFSGLTYYILEFRVFYVISACLSVVIGYDFYKINIRHFRTNYRYSKIYKSPNLMSVLYDRLHGSAAVEKPIKRKEKSKLILEEKLM, encoded by the coding sequence ATGTTAAGGAATTACAGCAGCAGCCGAACGCTCAAGGAAAACATACAGTTAGGGACGCTGACTGCCTTCGTGGCAGGAACCATAAACATTGCCTCACTGTTGATATTTCTCTCGTTTACTTCAAACGTGACCGGTCATTACGCTGTTTTTGCAGCAGAAATAAGTAAAGGAAACTGGTCTCAGGTTTTGGTAGCCGGACTTTGGATTTTCATGTTCTTCTTCGGAAGTTTTGTTTCCAATCTTTCGGTGATAAACCTTCACAAAAAGAGCAAATATCTGGCACATTCCATCCCACTGATTCTGGAAATTATATGTTTAATGGCGGTAGGAATTTACGGACAGCTGTATTATCAGAAAACACTCGAGGAAGCGGAAGTTTTAGTGGGAATCATGCTTTTCGCCACAGGTCTGCAGAATGGCTTAACGGCGAGTATCTCCAACTTCTCTGTAAAAACCACTCACCTTACGGGTACAACCACAGATTTGGGAATTCTCACTTCAATGTTTACTCAGAAAAGATTCAGAAAAAATCCCGAAATGGTGGCTAAGGCCAAACTACTTTGGAGCATTATGGCAGCATATGTGGTGGGAGCAGTATTTTCAGGATTAACCTATTACATTCTGGAATTCAGAGTGTTTTATGTCATCAGCGCCTGTCTTTCTGTGGTGATTGGATATGATTTTTATAAGATTAATATCAGACACTTCAGAACCAACTACAGATATTCAAAAATCTACAAAAGTCCTAATCTGATGTCTGTTTTGTATGATAGATTACACGGCAGCGCAGCAGTGGAGAAACCTATAAAAAGAAAAGAAAAGTCTAAACTTATTCTTGAAGAAAAATTGATGTAA